The Balnearium lithotrophicum genome segment AAAACATTAGGAGGTAGATATGAAGGTAGTAGAACTAAAGGCTACCAAGAGGGAGAAAACAGGAAAACAGGTAGCCAAAAAGCTGCGCAGGGAAGGCCTTCTACCGGCTGTTATCTACGGCGGTGGAAGACCAGAGGCAACACCGATTGCCGTTCCTGCGAAAGAGGTTAAGAGAATCAAACACCACCATGGACTCATTAAGCTCCTCTTGGACGACGAGGAGAGGATGTGCATCCTTAAGGACATCCAGTACAACTGGTTAGGTGATGTTCCTATTCATTTAGATTTCCAAGAAATTAAATTTGGAGAAACAATTGAAGTAACTGTAGAACTTGAGTTCGTAGGAACTCCAATAGGAGTTTCGGAAGAAGGTGGAGTTTTAGAGATTCTTAAAAGAGAAGTTACAATCGAAACTCTTCCAAGGGCAATTCCTGAAAAAATTGTTGTTGACCTTTCAAATCTCCATGCTGGAGATGCCCTTCACGTTGGAGAGATTCCCCTTCCCGAAGGAGCAAAGTTGGCAGATAACCCTGAGGAAACCGTTGCAGTAGTTGTAGAACCTGAGGAAACAGCAGAAACAGAAGAGGAGACAACTGAGGAGTAATGGTTAAGCTCGTTGTAGGCCTTGGAAATCCCGGAAAGGAGTATGAAAAAACCCGCCACAACGTTGGATGGTGGGTTTTGGGTGAGGTTTCTAAGGAATTGGGGATTTCCTTTTCAAGGGAAAAGTTTAACGGCCTCTACGGAGAAACAAAGCTTAATGGGGAGAAAGTTTTCTTCCTCAAACCATTAACCTATATGAACAGAAGCGGAGAGAGTGTTTCTCGGTTTGCAAGGTTCTTTAAAATTGAACCAAAAGACATTTTGGTTATTTACGACGACCTTGACCTTCCGTTAGGAAAGGTGAGGTTAAGGTTAAAAGGGAGCTCCGGAGGACACAGGGGAGTTCAATCGGTAATTGAAAGCTTGGGAACTCAGGAATTTCCAAGGATTAGAGTTGGAATAGGAAGGCCTGAGAGAAAGGAAGAGGTCGTTGACTACGTTTTATCACCTTTTAAAGAGGAGGAACTTCCCCTAATTGAGGAGGCTGTAAAGAGGGCAGCTTCCTGTGTTTTGGAGATTCTCCAGAAAGGAGAATTGGACCAGAAAATTCAGAGTAAATGTACTTAATGGAGGTAGTTATGAGGGAGTACTACTACGAAATGGTTTACATATTGAGACCAACAATGTCAGATGAGGAGACAAAGGCAGCAATTGAA includes the following:
- a CDS encoding 50S ribosomal protein L25, whose translation is MKVVELKATKREKTGKQVAKKLRREGLLPAVIYGGGRPEATPIAVPAKEVKRIKHHHGLIKLLLDDEERMCILKDIQYNWLGDVPIHLDFQEIKFGETIEVTVELEFVGTPIGVSEEGGVLEILKREVTIETLPRAIPEKIVVDLSNLHAGDALHVGEIPLPEGAKLADNPEETVAVVVEPEETAETEEETTEE
- the pth gene encoding aminoacyl-tRNA hydrolase — protein: MVKLVVGLGNPGKEYEKTRHNVGWWVLGEVSKELGISFSREKFNGLYGETKLNGEKVFFLKPLTYMNRSGESVSRFARFFKIEPKDILVIYDDLDLPLGKVRLRLKGSSGGHRGVQSVIESLGTQEFPRIRVGIGRPERKEEVVDYVLSPFKEEELPLIEEAVKRAASCVLEILQKGELDQKIQSKCT